From a single Nicotiana tomentosiformis chromosome 2, ASM39032v3, whole genome shotgun sequence genomic region:
- the LOC138905907 gene encoding uncharacterized protein: METLPSYNCIIHLEKFPTFIIEKAVCNHGFFMMAPNCWEPSFKSFSRPLRLADSTSVMTSISQPPGKDHLAVKVYGASILSLKDELAIQSQVKRMLRLSDKDEEDVRDFHKLHPEAEAKGFGRLFRSPTLFEDIAKSLLLRFCPWKTSLDLAKALCDVQYKKFKSKRKRAYISAYGDFPNAEELASFSEKELKGIGNFGYRARDLVMLAKQVVDGEIKLSKFEKDHIGAEPSWSKLKINGAGPFTINTIMMCAGYYNYTPQ, from the exons ATGGAGACACTACCATCTTATAATTGCATTATCCACCTAGAGAAATTCCCGACGTTCATTATAGAAAAGGCCGTGTGTAACCACGGCTTTTTCATGATGGCTCCCAACTGTTGGGAGCCATCTTTTAAAAGCTTTTCTCGTCCTCTGCGATTAGCAGATTCCACATCTGTTATGACTTCCATTTCACAGCCTCCAGGAAAGGATCATCTCGCCGTTAAAGTTTACGGTGCAAGTATTCTTTCGCTTAAGGATGAGCTAGCCATCCAG TCACAAGTTAAGAGAATGCTGAGACTATCTGACAAGGATGAAGAAGATGTGAGAGATTTCCATAAGCTTCATCCAGAAGCTGAGGCCAAAGGATTTGGTAGATTGTTTCGATCGCCAACCTTATTTGAAGATATTGCCAAATCTCTTCTTCTTCGCTTTTGCCC GTGGAAGACATCATTGGATCTCGcaaaggctctttgtgatgtacAATATAAAAAGTTCAAGTCCAAAAGAAAGAGAGCATATATTTCAGCTTATGGAGACTTTCCGAATGCAGAAGAATTAGCAAGTTTTAGTGAGAAAGAGCTAAAAGGTATAGGCAACTTTGGATATAGAGCAAGGGACTTGGTTATGTTGGCAAAACAAGTTGTTGATGGGGAAATTAAGCTCAGTAAGTTTGAAAAAGACCACATTGGAGCCGAACCAAGTTGGTCTAAGCTGAAAATAAATGGTGCTGGTCCATTTACCATCAACACTATCATGATGTGTGCCGGATATTATAATTATACTCCACAGTGA